The Rhizobiaceae bacterium genome contains the following window.
AGCGGTGGGTGCTCCACTAGCCAGATCAGTTCGCTTTCCGTGCCGCGGTGGATCGCCTCGGCCCGCGCTTCCATCGTCGCCAGCGCGTCGGCATATTCGGTGAGGCCGGGTTCTATCCGCCATTCGACGGGCGCCATCGCCTCGCTCGGATGGAAAGACGTCGCCATGTCCTGGCGGCTGGAGCTTTTTTTGGTCGGGTCGAACAATTCTGCCGTGCCTGTTTCAGCCGGTCACTCCGTGCGCGCACCCGGTTCGACGGGTGGTTTCCGGCCATGACAGAGCAGGATATGGGCCTAAAACCCCCCGGCGTCGAGTCCATTGATGCCGGGCGACTGTCCCGCCACCGTCATTTCAGAAGCTCTTCGAATGTCTTTTCCTGGTTGAGCAGCTTGCCGCGATTTATGCCGTCCAGCACTTTTTGCGGGGATTCGAACTCAAGACCGGGGCCTTGATCGAATTGAGAAGTGCGCTCAAGCCATTCCCTGGCGATTTTTTCGAGGTCCCCGGTCAGGCGGGGATCATCGAATGCAGGAAACTTCGCGAGATAGAGCAGGGCGACAATGTGCTGCATATGATAGTAGTTCTTGCCGTTTTCCTTGCTGAAATTGGTCGGGTATCCGCAGATCAGCTCGCCATTGTCCAAGGCAAGCTGCGCCACTTGAAGACCGCCTTTCGCCGAGGACTGGATCGTGTGATACGGCCCGTCCGGCTCCGGCGTCGCCCGCCGGGGATTGTAGCCTCCCTCGCGAACCTTTACCGAGAACGCGCGGTCAGACACGATAAAGGTGTCGTAGAGCGAGGAGCAGTTGACCGAAGCAAGCGTCGTGCTGCTGCCCGCGTTCGATTTCAGGATGCGGTCGTCGAAGCCTCCATAGGTGCGCGACGTGTCTTCCACGGGCGGGATGGCATAGTCGGGGAGCGCGGCGTCCCTGGCCTTGTACACCACGCGGAATGCGGGCGCGCCGTCAGTTCCGGTCAGTTCGATCCGCACGGGCGAGGTGTCGGAATAGCGGCTGATGTTGCGCTTGTCGTCATACCACGCGCCGTGATTGCGAACGAAGAATTCAAGGTTGCGACGAATGAGTTCGGACGACGCCGTGTCATGCGTGGTCACGGCATAGTCCGACAGTTTCAGCAGCGCGTGCAGCCAGCCGTTGAGAATCACTTCGGGATTGGAATGAAAGAGGGGAAATTCCAGCAGGGCCTCGCCGTTCAGGTTTGTGCCCCCATACCGGTGATCGAGAAGCATTGCGGTCTTCACGCGCTCGGCGAGGTCGGACAGCCGGGGATCGAATTGGGCCGCTTTCGCATAGCCGGCGAGCGCTTCGGACTGCGAAATCGCGCTGAACATCACTTCGGGTCCGATCATTCGGGCAAGCGGAAAGTTGTCCGGATAGAAGAACGCGAGGCCGCCATTCGGCACTTCGACGCCTATCCGCTGCGAAAGTGCGGGCAGCCTTTCGCGAAAAGCCGGGTCGTCGGCATTGTTGAACACGAAGCGTCCCCACACCATCGGGTGAAAGACATATTTGTTGCGGTCCTTCAATTGCCAGTACGAGGCATAAGGGAGTCCGTCGACGACGATCGTTTTCTGGTTGTTTCCATAGAGCGAAAAATCGAAACCCGGATCGCCGGAATCATAGACGATCGACGCGGTTTCCATCTGGCCGGTGGAAGGCTGGAACGGTTTGGGGGTCACGCAGTTCGCGGACCCGGTGACGGCTCGGCACGCCGCTTCAAGGGAAACGGTGGACGCAACCGCCGGTGTACAGAAGCCGGCAGCCAGCAAGATCGTCGCGGCCATCCCTCCAATCAACCATTCCTGCATTCATTTCCTCCGCCGTGGCCGGTCGCCATGCAGGGCGTTCGACATGTCGAGCGCCTTGCGTATGAAGGCCGCGAACGTGCAACCTGCCCCCTTTTCAGGCAGGTGAGGCAAAAGGCAAGTCGATATGTTGTGAACAATTCAGGATTGTTCGGATGGTGCGGTCGAGAAGACTCGAACTTCCACGGGTTGCCCCACAGCGACCTCAACGCTGCGCGTCTACCAATTCCGCCACGACCGCACGTCACGAAAGGGCCGGTCGAACCGGCCCGCGGCATGTAGCAAATCGCCCACGTCGAAACAAGGCATCCCGACGACAAAAAATCAGCGTGCAAAAACCTCGTGTAAATATGCTCCGGCTCATCAAAAATGCGTGTTGCGCGGCGGGATTCAGAGAGTGTTCAGCCCCTCGATGCATAGGTGGCGGCCAAATTGGCGGATATTCGCCCCGGGTGGAGCAGATTTCCTGACATCGGTGTGCCTGCAGTGAGTAGACTTCAGACCTTTTCGGCGCGCGCGCGCCACGCCGCCATCCGCATCGGGCTGGAGGCGATAAACCTGATTCCGCCGGCTCTTCAACGCGGACCGTGGACGGGCAGGGGCATCGTGTTCACTTTGCACCATGTGCGCCCCGCGCAGACACATCCGTTCCAGCCCAACGCTATACTTTCGATCACGCCGCAGTTTCTCGATTCCGCGATAGGTGTCGCGCTCGAATGCGGGCTGACACCCGTTCGCCTCGAAGATGTTCCCGCGCTGCTCGCGGACGACGGCGCGCCGCGCTTTTTCGCGGTCACGCTGGACGACGGCTACAGGAACAATGCGCAATATGCCGCGCCTGTGTTCGCGCGGTATGGGGTGCCCTATACGATTTTCGCCACCGCTGGCTTCTGGGATCGCTCGCGCACGCCGTGGTGGGAAGTGGCCGAGCGCATGTTGCAGCGAAGCGAAACCCTTACCTTCGATTTCGGCGACGGCGAAAGGGTGCATCCGGCGGGTTCTGTCGCGCAAAAGCAGGCGCTTTTCTCCCGGCTGGCAGCGTTCGTGAACACAAATGAAGAAGATGCCGCGATTGGCCGCATCGATGCCGCTGCGCTTCGGTGTGGCGTTGTGCCGGTCGACCTCCTCGCGGAACTCGTCATGGACGCGGGCGAGCTTCGCGATCTGGCCGCACGCGACCCGCTGGCATCGATCGGGGCGCACAGCCTGACGCATTCCAACTTCGCGCGACTCGATGCCGAACGGCTGAGGACAGAGATAGAAGGGTCCGTGGCAGCGGTGGAAGCGCTCACAGGGGTGAGGCCAAAGGCTTTCGCCTATCCCTATGGCTGGTCGACCGCCGCCGGAGAGCGCGAAGCCCGGGCGGTCGCCGATGCCGGGCTGGCTGTCGGTGTGACGACCCGCCCGGGCGTCCTGAAAGGCGGTGCGGCAACGAATATGCACCTGCTGCCGCGCATATCCCTCAACGGATTCTACCAGCAGCCGCGCTTCGTGCGCGCGCTGATAACGGGTTTGCCATTCCTGTTCCGGTAGCTTCATTTCGTTTGAAATTCTGACGCGTTTGGCTAAACCAGACGCGCACCCAGTTTCACAGCCATTGTTCGGGAGGCGCCCTTGGAACACGACGAGGAGAAAGCGCCCGCACCCGAAGTGGGCGCGCTGCCGGTCACAGCCGACATCTATGACGAAGACGGCGTGGTCCGCGCGTCCTATCTT
Protein-coding sequences here:
- a CDS encoding polysaccharide deacetylase family protein — encoded protein: MSRLQTFSARARHAAIRIGLEAINLIPPALQRGPWTGRGIVFTLHHVRPAQTHPFQPNAILSITPQFLDSAIGVALECGLTPVRLEDVPALLADDGAPRFFAVTLDDGYRNNAQYAAPVFARYGVPYTIFATAGFWDRSRTPWWEVAERMLQRSETLTFDFGDGERVHPAGSVAQKQALFSRLAAFVNTNEEDAAIGRIDAAALRCGVVPVDLLAELVMDAGELRDLAARDPLASIGAHSLTHSNFARLDAERLRTEIEGSVAAVEALTGVRPKAFAYPYGWSTAAGEREARAVADAGLAVGVTTRPGVLKGGAATNMHLLPRISLNGFYQQPRFVRALITGLPFLFR